A single genomic interval of Streptomyces sp. BA2 harbors:
- a CDS encoding NAD(P)/FAD-dependent oxidoreductase, whose product MRTITVVGASLAGLYAARELRAQGYDGRLVIIGDEPHQPYDRPPLSKDFLIGKADEAQLALSDDEEADELAAEWLLGVRARGLDPRGRTVLLEDGRTVASDGVVIATGASARRLPGPLLEGVHTLRTLDDARALRTRLAAGRQRVVVIGGGFIGAETASSCAALGHEVTVVEAAPLPLLPQLGADMAAVCAGLHARGGAELVTGTGVAALHGERAVHTVELADGRLLPADVVVVGIGATPNTGWLAGSTLALGDGVLCDDGCVTGLPHVVAVGDVARVGGARAEHWTSATEQPRVAIGNLLAGHTAETVRPLPYFWSDQYGSRIQFAGRRRADDTVRLLEGSPEEGSFLAAYEREGRTTAVLAVDRPRPFMRMRRGLLAEVPVAA is encoded by the coding sequence ATGAGGACCATCACCGTGGTGGGCGCCTCGCTCGCCGGGCTCTACGCGGCGCGCGAGCTGCGTGCCCAGGGATACGACGGCCGGCTCGTGATCATCGGCGACGAGCCGCACCAACCGTACGACAGGCCGCCGCTCTCCAAAGACTTCCTCATCGGCAAGGCTGATGAGGCCCAACTCGCCCTGTCCGACGACGAGGAGGCCGACGAACTGGCCGCCGAGTGGCTGCTCGGGGTCCGCGCCCGGGGCCTCGACCCGCGCGGCCGCACCGTGCTCCTGGAGGACGGCCGGACCGTCGCGAGCGACGGAGTGGTCATCGCGACCGGCGCGTCCGCGCGCCGGCTGCCGGGGCCCCTCCTGGAGGGGGTGCACACCCTGCGCACCCTGGACGACGCCCGCGCCCTGCGCACGCGGCTGGCCGCCGGGCGCCAGCGGGTCGTCGTGATCGGCGGTGGATTCATCGGCGCCGAGACCGCGTCCTCGTGCGCGGCGCTCGGGCATGAGGTGACGGTCGTCGAGGCCGCCCCGCTGCCGCTTCTCCCGCAACTGGGCGCGGACATGGCGGCGGTCTGTGCCGGGCTGCACGCGCGCGGGGGAGCGGAACTCGTGACGGGCACCGGCGTCGCCGCGCTGCACGGCGAGAGGGCCGTGCACACGGTGGAGCTGGCCGACGGCCGGCTGCTCCCCGCCGATGTGGTCGTCGTCGGCATCGGGGCCACCCCCAACACCGGCTGGCTCGCTGGCTCGACGCTCGCCCTGGGTGACGGAGTGCTCTGCGACGACGGCTGTGTCACCGGGCTGCCGCACGTCGTCGCGGTGGGCGATGTCGCCCGCGTAGGCGGCGCGCGGGCCGAGCACTGGACGAGCGCCACGGAACAACCCCGCGTCGCCATAGGCAACTTGCTGGCCGGTCATACGGCCGAGACCGTGCGCCCGCTGCCGTACTTCTGGTCCGACCAGTACGGCTCCCGCATCCAGTTCGCGGGGCGGCGGCGCGCCGACGACACCGTGCGCCTCCTCGAAGGCTCTCCGGAGGAGGGCAGCTTCCTCGCCGCATACGAGCGGGAGGGGCGCACCACGGCGGTCCTCGCGGTGGACCGGCCGCGTCCGTTCATGCGGATGCGCCGCGGACTGCTGGCGGAGGTGCCGGTCGCGGCCTGA
- a CDS encoding bifunctional 3-phenylpropionate/cinnamic acid dioxygenase ferredoxin subunit: MIPVCRLEDLPAGESVRVDTTPPIAVFNADGEIYAIDDTCSHQDASLSEGWLEGCLVECPLHAASFDLRTGRPTCLPARRAVRTHRVSVDDGTIHVHLVAEEGSAA, translated from the coding sequence ATGATTCCCGTCTGCCGCCTTGAAGACCTCCCCGCGGGCGAATCCGTCCGTGTCGACACCACACCTCCCATCGCGGTGTTCAACGCCGACGGCGAGATCTACGCCATCGACGACACCTGCAGCCACCAGGACGCCTCCCTCTCCGAGGGGTGGCTCGAGGGCTGCCTGGTCGAATGCCCGCTCCATGCCGCCTCATTCGATCTCCGTACCGGGCGGCCGACCTGCCTGCCCGCCCGCCGCGCCGTGCGCACCCACCGGGTGAGCGTCGACGACGGCACGATCCACGTCCACCTCGTGGCCGAGGAGGGTTCCGCCGCATGA
- a CDS encoding IclR family transcriptional regulator — protein sequence MTGTRKQPDQNEEPRENRPENRPESREKQPKPAPGSVQSVDRAVSVLEILARLGEAGVTEIADELGVHKSTAFRLLGVLENRGLVGQAKDRGKYFLGAGVLRLAGAAAVRLDISQEGGPVCRDLADELGETVNIAILDDDAAVNIMQARGPASVTAQNWLGRRTPLHATSSGKVLLAHLPTTLREGLIARTLPRLTEHTVTGMVALRGELEAVVDQGYAVAVEELEVGLAAVAAPVRAHDGKVIGALSASGPVYRLTEDRLTELAKRTVAAAVELSRRMGYGF from the coding sequence ATGACCGGCACGCGGAAACAGCCTGATCAGAACGAGGAGCCGCGCGAGAATCGCCCCGAGAACCGACCCGAGTCCCGCGAGAAACAGCCGAAGCCGGCGCCGGGATCCGTCCAGTCCGTGGACCGCGCGGTCAGCGTCCTGGAGATACTCGCCCGGCTCGGCGAGGCCGGGGTCACCGAGATCGCCGACGAGTTGGGGGTGCACAAGTCGACGGCCTTCCGGCTGCTCGGCGTCCTGGAGAACCGGGGCCTCGTGGGCCAGGCCAAGGACCGCGGGAAGTACTTCCTGGGGGCCGGCGTACTCCGCCTCGCGGGGGCGGCGGCAGTGCGTCTGGACATCTCCCAGGAGGGCGGCCCTGTCTGCCGCGACCTCGCCGACGAGCTGGGCGAGACGGTCAACATCGCGATCTTGGACGACGACGCCGCGGTCAACATCATGCAGGCCCGCGGTCCCGCGTCCGTGACCGCGCAGAACTGGCTGGGCAGGCGCACCCCGCTGCACGCCACCTCCAGCGGCAAGGTCCTGCTCGCCCATCTGCCGACGACGCTGCGCGAGGGCCTGATCGCGCGGACGCTGCCGCGCCTGACCGAGCACACGGTGACCGGGATGGTGGCGCTGCGCGGCGAGCTCGAGGCCGTCGTGGACCAGGGGTACGCCGTCGCCGTGGAGGAGCTGGAGGTGGGTCTGGCCGCCGTCGCTGCGCCGGTGCGCGCGCACGACGGCAAGGTGATCGGGGCGCTCAGCGCGTCGGGGCCCGTGTACCGGCTGACCGAGGACCGCCTCACCGAGCTCGCCAAGCGCACGGTCGCCGCGGCCGTGGAGCTGTCGCGGCGGATGGGGTACGGCTTCTGA
- a CDS encoding S-(hydroxymethyl)mycothiol dehydrogenase, with product MPHEVRAVVAMKKGAPVEVQTIVVPDPGPGEVLVSVQACGVCHTDLHYREGAIDDDFPFLLGHEAAGTIEAVGADVTDLVPGDYVVLAWRAPCGACRSCLRGRPWYCFDSRNAAQPMTLLDGTPLSPALGIGAFAEKTLVADGQAVKVDPAARPEAAGLIGCGVMAGYGAAVNTGGVGRGDTVAVIGCGGVGNAAIAGASLAGARRVIAVDIDEAKLDGATRFGATHTVNSRGTDPVEAVRELTGGFGVDVAIDAVGTPSTYKQAFYMRDHAGVLVQVGVPDPEMRIDLPLIDLFSRGGALKSSWYGDCLPSRDFPILVDQYLSRRLDLGGFVSETITLDRVEEAFGRMHRGEVLRSVVVL from the coding sequence GTGCCACACGAGGTCCGTGCCGTCGTCGCCATGAAGAAGGGCGCACCCGTCGAGGTGCAGACGATCGTCGTGCCAGATCCCGGACCGGGAGAGGTACTTGTCTCCGTGCAGGCCTGCGGGGTCTGCCACACGGATCTGCACTACCGGGAGGGCGCGATCGACGACGACTTCCCGTTCCTGCTCGGCCATGAAGCCGCCGGCACCATCGAGGCGGTCGGCGCCGACGTCACCGATCTCGTCCCCGGCGACTATGTGGTGCTCGCCTGGCGCGCCCCCTGCGGAGCCTGCCGCTCCTGCCTGCGGGGCCGCCCCTGGTACTGCTTCGACTCACGCAACGCCGCCCAGCCCATGACCCTCCTTGACGGCACTCCCCTGAGCCCCGCCCTGGGAATCGGCGCCTTCGCCGAAAAGACCCTGGTCGCCGACGGGCAGGCGGTGAAGGTGGACCCGGCGGCCCGTCCCGAGGCCGCCGGGCTCATCGGCTGCGGCGTGATGGCCGGCTACGGGGCCGCCGTGAACACCGGCGGGGTGGGCCGCGGCGACACCGTGGCCGTCATCGGCTGCGGCGGCGTCGGCAACGCCGCGATCGCCGGTGCATCGCTGGCGGGCGCGCGCCGCGTCATCGCCGTCGACATCGACGAGGCCAAGCTCGACGGGGCGACCCGGTTCGGCGCCACGCACACCGTCAACTCCCGCGGCACGGACCCGGTCGAAGCCGTCCGCGAACTCACCGGCGGCTTCGGGGTCGACGTCGCGATCGACGCGGTCGGCACCCCGTCGACGTACAAACAGGCCTTCTACATGCGCGATCACGCGGGTGTGCTCGTGCAGGTCGGTGTGCCCGATCCGGAGATGCGGATCGATCTGCCGCTGATCGACCTGTTCTCGCGTGGCGGCGCCCTCAAGTCCTCCTGGTACGGCGACTGTCTGCCGAGCCGGGACTTCCCGATCCTCGTCGACCAGTACCTCAGCCGCCGGCTCGACCTCGGCGGCTTCGTCTCGGAGACGATCACGCTCGACCGGGTCGAGGAGGCGTTCGGCAGGATGCACCGCGGTGAGGTCCTGCGTTCGGTGGTGGTCCTGTGA
- a CDS encoding FAD-dependent oxidoreductase — protein sequence MSDTSATSGAEPRPPRVVVIGAGIVGCSLADELTARGWSDVTVLEQGPLPAPGGSTSHAPGLVFQTGPSKTLTAFATYTVEKFGALEVDGLPCFNAVGGLELATTPERWADLHRKAGYAASWGIRAELVGPARCKEMWPLIDESKVLGGLHTPDDGLARAVLACRAQIERARARGARFLDRHTVTGVEQEEGRVTAVVTDRGTFPADHVVSAAGFWGPVIGRMAGVDIPLLPLAHQYAKTEPLPELAGVNDPRTEASKPILRFQDRDLYFREHTDRIGIGSYAHRPLPVDVFTVPAYDDAAEMPSSYPFTAEDFAPSWEDCGWLLPSLRDTDVAEGFNGVFSFTPDGMPVLGESRALRGFWLAEAVWVTHSAGVAKAVAEWMVDGRPSIDVHDCDLTRFENAHRSPAYVADRGAQQFVEVYDVLHPLQPMEHPRPLRVSPFYARQQELGAVFLEGGGWERPHWYEANAPLLADVEVPERDAWSARYWSPIAAAEAKATREKVALYDMTPLRRLEVSGPGALAFLQRMTSNNLAKKPGAVTYTLLLDEAGGIRSDLTVARLAPDRFQVGANSPADLDWLQRHAPDGVHLRDITSGTCCIGVWGPLARDLVQPLTRDDFSHEAFGYFRAKETHIGHVPVTAMRLSYVGELGWELYTDADTGLRLWDTLWDAGQEHGVIAAGRSAFNSLRLEKGYRAWGHDMTTEHNPYEAGVGFAVRMDRGDFVGRAALEQLGSPARKLTALLLDDPAAVVLGKEPVYVDGAAGAAAGYVTSASYGYTLGRCVAYAWLPPLEAGAGVHIEYFGEKVPATVAEEPLFDPKMTRIRR from the coding sequence GTGAGTGACACCTCCGCGACCAGCGGCGCGGAACCCCGGCCGCCCCGCGTCGTCGTCATCGGCGCCGGCATCGTCGGCTGCTCGCTCGCCGACGAGCTGACCGCCCGCGGCTGGAGCGACGTCACGGTCCTCGAACAGGGTCCGCTGCCCGCCCCCGGCGGCTCGACCTCGCACGCCCCCGGCCTCGTCTTCCAGACAGGCCCTTCCAAGACCCTGACCGCCTTCGCGACGTACACCGTCGAGAAGTTCGGGGCCCTGGAAGTGGACGGTCTGCCCTGCTTCAACGCGGTCGGCGGCCTCGAACTCGCCACCACGCCCGAGCGCTGGGCCGACCTGCACCGCAAGGCCGGGTACGCCGCCTCCTGGGGCATCCGCGCGGAGCTGGTCGGCCCGGCCCGGTGCAAGGAGATGTGGCCGCTCATCGACGAGAGCAAGGTCCTCGGCGGCCTGCACACCCCCGACGACGGGCTCGCCCGCGCCGTGCTCGCCTGCCGTGCGCAGATCGAGCGGGCACGCGCGCGTGGAGCGCGTTTCCTCGACCGGCACACCGTGACCGGCGTGGAGCAGGAGGAAGGACGCGTCACCGCCGTCGTGACCGACCGGGGCACGTTCCCCGCCGACCACGTCGTGTCGGCTGCGGGCTTCTGGGGTCCGGTGATCGGGCGCATGGCCGGTGTCGACATACCCCTCCTGCCGCTCGCCCACCAGTACGCGAAGACCGAGCCGCTGCCCGAGCTGGCGGGCGTCAACGACCCGCGCACGGAGGCCTCGAAGCCGATCCTCCGCTTCCAGGACCGCGATCTGTACTTCCGTGAGCACACCGACCGCATCGGCATCGGTTCGTACGCCCACCGTCCGCTGCCCGTGGACGTGTTCACGGTCCCGGCGTACGACGACGCGGCCGAGATGCCGTCCTCGTACCCCTTCACCGCGGAGGACTTCGCTCCGAGCTGGGAGGACTGCGGCTGGCTGCTGCCCTCGCTGCGCGACACCGACGTCGCGGAGGGCTTCAACGGCGTCTTCTCCTTCACTCCGGACGGGATGCCGGTCCTCGGCGAGTCCCGTGCGCTGCGCGGCTTCTGGCTGGCCGAGGCGGTGTGGGTGACGCACTCCGCGGGTGTGGCCAAGGCTGTCGCCGAGTGGATGGTCGACGGGCGGCCCTCCATCGACGTGCACGACTGCGACCTCACCCGCTTCGAGAACGCCCACCGCTCCCCCGCCTACGTGGCCGACCGCGGCGCCCAGCAGTTCGTCGAGGTCTACGACGTCCTCCACCCGCTGCAGCCCATGGAGCACCCCCGGCCCCTGCGGGTGAGCCCTTTCTACGCCCGGCAGCAGGAGTTGGGCGCCGTCTTCCTGGAGGGCGGCGGCTGGGAGCGCCCGCACTGGTACGAGGCGAACGCCCCGCTTCTCGCCGACGTCGAGGTCCCCGAGCGCGACGCCTGGTCGGCCCGCTACTGGTCGCCGATCGCGGCCGCGGAGGCGAAGGCGACCCGCGAGAAGGTCGCCCTCTACGACATGACTCCCCTGCGCCGCCTGGAGGTGTCGGGGCCCGGAGCACTCGCGTTCCTGCAGCGCATGACCTCCAACAACCTGGCCAAGAAGCCCGGCGCGGTGACGTACACCCTCCTCCTGGACGAGGCGGGCGGCATCCGCTCCGACCTCACGGTGGCCCGGCTCGCCCCGGACCGCTTCCAGGTCGGCGCCAACAGCCCGGCCGATCTCGACTGGCTCCAGCGCCACGCCCCCGACGGCGTGCACCTGCGGGACATCACATCGGGCACCTGCTGCATCGGCGTCTGGGGGCCGCTCGCCCGCGACCTCGTCCAGCCGCTCACCCGCGACGACTTCTCGCACGAGGCGTTCGGATACTTCAGGGCCAAGGAGACGCACATCGGGCATGTCCCGGTGACGGCGATGCGTCTGTCGTACGTCGGTGAGCTGGGATGGGAGCTCTACACGGACGCCGACACCGGGCTCCGGCTCTGGGACACGCTCTGGGACGCGGGGCAGGAGCACGGCGTGATCGCGGCCGGGCGTTCGGCGTTCAACAGCCTGCGCCTGGAGAAGGGCTACCGCGCCTGGGGCCACGACATGACCACCGAACACAACCCCTACGAGGCGGGTGTCGGCTTCGCGGTCCGCATGGACCGTGGCGACTTCGTGGGGCGCGCCGCGCTCGAACAGCTCGGCTCCCCCGCCCGGAAGCTCACCGCCCTGCTGTTGGACGATCCGGCCGCTGTCGTTCTCGGCAAGGAGCCCGTGTACGTCGACGGAGCAGCGGGTGCCGCGGCCGGGTACGTCACCAGCGCCTCGTACGGCTACACGCTGGGCCGGTGCGTCGCCTACGCGTGGCTGCCGCCGCTGGAGGCGGGCGCGGGCGTGCACATCGAGTACTTCGGCGAGAAGGTGCCCGCGACGGTCGCCGAGGAGCCGCTGTTCGACCCGAAGATGACCCGCATCCGCCGGTAG